A single region of the Vicia villosa cultivar HV-30 ecotype Madison, WI linkage group LG4, Vvil1.0, whole genome shotgun sequence genome encodes:
- the LOC131599854 gene encoding inositol transporter 4-like: MAEGGHQLADKTEFTECWRRTTESPYIMRLALSAGLGGLLFGYDTGVISGALLYIRDDFEQVDKQTWLQETIVSTAVAGAIIGAAFGGYMNDKMGRKKTILMADIVFMLGAIVMAIAPAPWVIIVGRILVGLGVGVASMTSPLYISEASPAKIRGAMVSTNGLLITGGQFLSYLINLAFTKAPGTWRWMLGVAALPALLQFVLMLSLPESPRWLYRQGKEEETKVILSKILRPDEVEDEMKAMHDSIESEKAEEGLIGHSLGQKLKSVWSNDVVRRGLYAGITVQVVQQFVGINTVMYYSPTIVQFAGIASNSTALALSLVTSGLNAVGTILSMILIDRFGRRKLMLISLIGIFASLVVLSVTFNQAAHHAPAIDKLDSLSFSGNSTCKAYTSAPNPSSWNCMQCLHEECGFCANSKSEFLPGACLAGEKIVKGMCGAQKRVWFSQGCPSKIGFLAVVILGVYIIAYAPGIGTVPWVLNSEIYPLRFRGLGGGIAAVFNWCANLIVSQSFLSMIKALGTSGTFLLFAGFSLIGFVAIYSLVPETKGLQFEEVEKLLQKGFRPFPFNSKKEDVKGKGKEEMNDLP, from the exons ATGGCTGAAGGGGGTCATCAATTAGCTGACAAGACAGAGTTTACGGAATGTTGGCGAAGAACAACGGAGTCACCTTATATCATGCGACTTGCTTTGTCTGCTGGTTTAGGTGGTCTTCTTTTTGGTTATGACACAG GTGTGATTTCTGGGGCTTTGTTGTATATTCGTGATGATTTTGAACAAGTTGATAAGCAAACATGGTTACAG GAAACGATTGTTAGTACGGCTGTAGCAGGAGCCATAATTGGTGCTGCATTTGGAGGATACATGAATGACAAGATGGGGAGGAAGAAAACTATCTTAATGGCTGATATAGTGTTCATGTTAGGTGCAATAGTTATGGCTATTGCTCCTGCTCCTTGGGTTATCATCGTTGGAAGAATTTTAGTTGGTTTAGGAGTTGGTGTTGCATCCATGACTTCTCCTCTATATATCTCCGAAGCTTCCCCTGCTAAGATTCGAGGAGCAATGGTATCCACCAATGGTTTACTTATAACGGGGGGTCAATTTCTCTCGTACCTCATCAATTTGGCGTTTACCAAG GCCCCAGGAACCTGGcgttggatgcttggagtggcaGCGCTTCCCGCTCTGCTGCAGTTTGTATTGATGTTGTCCCTCCCTGAGTCACCTAGATGGCTCTACAGACAG GGAAAGGAAGAGGAAACAAAGGTTATTCTGTCGAAAATCTTACGCCCTGATGAAGTTGAAGACGAGATGAAAGCCATGCATGATTCCATTGAATCTGAGAAGGCGGAAGAAGGCTTAATTGGTCATAGTCTTGGACAAAAACTAAAGAGTGTTTGGTCTAACGACGTCGTTCGAAGAGGGCTCTATGCAGGTATCACAGTCCAAGTTGTTCAGCAATTCGTCGGTATCAACACAGTCATGTATTACAGCCCAACCATAGTTCAGTTTGCTGGAATCGCCTCCAACTCCACCGCGCTTGCACTTTCATTGGTTACTTCTGGTCTTAATGCCGTTGGAACTATATTGAGCATGATTTTAATTGATAGATTCGGAAGGAGAAAGTTGATGTTAATCTCCTTGATTGGCATCTTTGCTTCACTTGTAGTATTAAGTGTTACATTCAACCAAGCAGCTCACCATGCGCCTGCAATCGATAAACTGGATTCCCTTAGCTTTAGCGGGAACTCTACATGCAAGGCTTACACATCGGCCCCAAATCCCTCGTCGTGGAACTGTATGCAATGTTTGCATGAAGAATGTGGCTTTTGTGCCAATAGCAAGAGTGAG TTTCTTCCGGGAGCGTGCTTGGCAGGAGAAAAGATTGTGAAAGGCATGTGTGGCGCACAAAAGCGAGTATGGTTTTCACAGGGTTGTCCGAGCAAAATCGGTTTCCTCGCAGTTGTGATCCTCGGAGTCTACATCATAGCTTATGCGCCTGGAATCGGAACAGTGCCTTGGGTTCTAAACTCGGAGATTTATCCGTTGAGGTTCAGAGGACTAGGAGGAGGCATAGCAGCAGTTTTCAACTGGTGTGCTAATCTAATTGTGAGTCAATCCTTCTTAAGCATGATAAAGGCTCTAGGAACATCCGGAACATTCCTCCTCTTCGCCGGGTTCTCCTTGATCGGCTTTGTAGCGATTTATTCGTTAGTGCCGGAAACGAAAGGGCTTCAGTTTGAGGAGGTTGAGAAACTGCTTCAGAAAGGGTTTAGACCTTTCCCATTTAACAGCAAAAAAGAAGATGTCAAAGGGAAAGGGAAGGAGGAAATGAATGACTTGCCTTGA